Proteins encoded in a region of the Prunus dulcis unplaced genomic scaffold, ALMONDv2, whole genome shotgun sequence genome:
- the LOC117613309 gene encoding 14 kDa proline-rich protein DC2.15-like — protein sequence MASAFATIALLLSLNLVFFTTVSSDHHVPRPPTPPKTPKSPSPSPPKASCPKDTLKLGVCGDLLNDLLHPVLGTLPKTPCCSLIVGLADVDAAVCLCTAIKANVLGINLNVLVSLNLLLNYCGKSVPKDFQCT from the exons ATGGCTTCTGCATTTGCAACTAttgctcttcttctctcccttaACCTTGTGTTTTTCACTACAGTGAGTTCAGATCATCATGTTCCTCGTCCACCAACACCaccaaaaaccccaaa aagcccaagcccaagcccTCCTAAAGCCTCTTGCCCTAAGGACACCCTTAAGCTTGGGGTATGTGGCGATTTGTTGAATGACTTGTTGCACCCTGTTTTGGGGACCCTACCAAAGACCCCTTGTTGTAGCCTCATTGTGGGGCTTGCTGATGTTGATGCTGCTGTGTGCCTTTGCACTGCCATTAAAGCCAACGTTTTGGGCATCAATCTTAATGTGCTAGTCTCCTTAAACTTGCTTTTGAATTACTGTGGTAAGTCTGTCCCAAAAGACTTCCAATGCACCTAG